Part of the Olsenella profusa DSM 13989 genome, GAGCGTGGTCTGCTTGACCCCTTTGGTGGGAGGGCTGACCTCGCCCGTGGCGTCATCCGTGCGGTGGGGGAGCCGGCGCTCCGCTTTGGCGAGGACGCCCTGCGCGTGCTGCGTGCCGTGCGCTTTGCCTGCCGCCTGGGCTTTGTGGTGGAGCCCGCCACCCAACGGGCGCTTGAGGTGGCCGCGCCAGAGCTCGCCCATGTGGCACGGGAGCGCATCGGACAGGAGCTGGACGGCATCGTGAGCTCGGGCCGGGCGGGCTGGGCGCTCGAGCATGAGACGGCGGTGCTCGTGGCCGCGCTGCCGGAGCTGGAGTCCTGTGTGGGCTTCGACCAGCGCAGCCCCTACCATGCCTTTGACGTGCTCACCCATACGGCCCACGTGTGTGCTGCGGTGGAGGAGTTCACCTGTGGGCTGGCGTCACGAGAGCTGAGGTGGGCGGCGCTCCTGCATGACATCGCCAAGCCCGAGACGTTCACGCTGGATGCCAAGGGCAGAGGCCACTTCTATGGGCATCCCAGGGTCGGGGCCCAGGTGGCGCGTGGGGTGCTCAGGCGGATGGCGCTCTCCAGCGAGGTCGTCGATCCCGTGGTGGCGCTCGTCCGCCGCCACGACCACGTGACGACGGCAAGGCGCTCCTTGCTGAGGAGGCTCCTGATGCTGCTCGACCGTGCCTGTCCCGGTCGTGCGGCGGAGCTGGCCTTCGAGGTCATCGACCTCAAGCGGGCGGACGCCGTGTCCAAGGCCCCCGCTGCCGCCGGCTATGCCGTGGAGCTTGACCGCGTCACCAGGGCACTGCGTCGGGAGCTTGCGTCGGGCGGTTGCTATCGCGTACGCGACCTGGCCGTGGGCGGTGCGGACGTCATAGGCGAGCTGGGCCTGGCGCCGGGTCCCGCCGTGGGCGACGTGCTGGCGGGCCTGCTCGAGGCCGTCATAGGCGATGAGGTTCCCAACGACCGAGGTGCCCTTCTCGCCTATGCCCATACGCTTCGCAGGTGAGTCGTTCGCATTTCTCGGCGGCATCCGACCGAGTCGTTCGCACTTTCCGACGACGCTAGATTGAGTCGTACGCATTTTTCTGAGACATGGCTCCCAAGCTCGCGCATAAGGGCAGCTAATTTGTGTCGCGCCCCCGTCGCACAATCGGTGCCGCAGGGCGAGGGCGTCGAGAGGGGCTGGGCGGCATGACGAGCATGAGCGCGCGGATGGTGGCGGCGGCGGACGGCGGCGGCGGGGACCTCCTGTCCTGGGTCGCGAGGCACGGGGACGAGGCGTCGTGCGAGGAGGGGCTGATGCGGCTGCGCTTCCCGGGCGGCTGGGTCTGCCCGAGGTGCGGCAACCGCAGGTGCAGCCCCGTAGCGGGCAGGCCGAGGAAGCGGCAGTGCACCCGCTGCAGGCTCCAGTTCTCGGTGACCTCCGGGACCCCGATGCAGGGCTCGAGGCTGCCGCTGCCGAAGTGGTTCCTGGCGTTCCGGCTCGTCGCCGGCTCGAAGAGGGGCGTCTCGGCCGCCGAGCTGGCCCGCGCCCTGGGCACGAGCGAGACCACCGCGCGATACGTGGTCCTGAGGCTGCGCGGCGCGATGTCCGCCGGATTGGGGCGCCTTCGGCCGGGTCTCGGGTGAGGCCGAGGTGGACGACTTCTTCGTGGGGGCCGCGGCCGCAGGGACCGTGGGCAGGGGGACCACCAGGCAGCCGATGATCTGCGCGGTGTCGCGCGGCGGCCGGGGCGGCCCCGGGACGTGCGCCCTCAGGGTCGTCCCCGACGCGGCGGGCGGGGCGTACTCGCGCTTCGCCGAGGAGCACGTGGGGGTGCTCTCGCACGTCCGCGCCGACATGTGGCAGGGCGTCACCGCCGGCCTGCGCGGCTGGCCGGGGCTCGACCAGCGCCCGTTCGACGCGTCGGACCCGGCCTCCTCGCTCGCGCTCGTGCACCACGTGATATCGGACTTCAAGGCGTACGCCCTCGGCACCTTCCACGGGCTGTCGCGGGCGAGGCTGCAGGGCGTGTGCGACGAGTTCAGCTGGAGGTACTGCCACAGGGGCCCCGCGCCGGCGTCCGCGCTCGCCGCCGACGTCGCGGCCGCCCCGCACGTCCCCCGCGCCGAGCTCGAGGCCTCGTTCGGCCCGCAGCCCCGCGTCGCGAGCCCGAGGGCGCGCACGGGGGCGAGGGTCAGGCAGCGCGAGCGCGTCGAGGAGCTGCTGCGCGAGGCCGGGCCGGGCGACGGCCTGCTGGGGCTGCTCGACGACGGCTTCCGGGAGCGGAGGGAGTGAGGGGGTTATGCGCGAGCTTGGGGGCCATGTTCTGAGAACTGCATCTGCAAATGCGCAGTTCATCGAGGTGCATACTCACTTTTCAGCGAGCAAATCCGTGATATTTTGCATACGACTCCCACCAGGAATGCGTACGACTCGTGGGCGTGGCCGGACGTCGCCTGTGGAATTGTTTCGCGTTGGATACGTGTGCGCCGCTGGGGGTGGCGCGGCGTGGCCCCGTGCCGTACACTGCTCGTCAATCGAATAGCTCCACCAAACCTGTGAGGCGGAAGGTAGACGTCGCACGCGCGTACAGAGAGTCCGGGCAGCTGAGATCCGGGCCGAGATGCGGGGCGTCGAGTGGGCCGCCGAGGGCGCAGCGAACGGGCCTTGCCCCAGTAGCCTGCGACGTCTGGCACGCGTGAGCTGCCAGGGATGTGTCGGCATCCCGCAAAGTGCACGGATAACCGTGAATCAAGGTGGCACCGCGAGCCTCAGAGCCCGTCCTTGACGTTCTGTACGCGCAGTTCGTTGGGGACGGACTTTTTTCGTCCCCGAAAGGAGGCCTACCGATGCATCCCTCCCTTGCCGAGGTCAAGGAGATTGCCGCTTCGGGCCCCTACTGCCGGGTGCCGGTGCGACGCGAGCTCTATGCCGATGCCTTCACCACCATCGAGGTGTGTCGGCGCCTGCGTGCGGTAAGCCATCACGTGTTCCTGCTCGAGAGCGCCGAGCCCGACCAGCACCTGGGCCGCTACTCCTTCATCGGCTTCGATCCCAGCCGGGAGATCACCTGCCTGGATGGCGAGCTGCGCGTGCGCACCAACGTGGAGGGCGGCGAGCCCACCCTCGAGGTGCGCCAGGTGGAGCACCCCGGCACCTACCTGCGCCAGGTGCTCGCCGAGCACCGGGCACCGCAGCTTTCCGGCTTCCCACCGTTCTGCGGTGGCCTCGTGGGCTACTTCGCCTACGACTACCTCAAGTACGCCGAGCCCACCCTGCGCCATCCGGACCTCGCACACGAGGACTTCCTCGACATGGACCTCATGCTCTTCGACAGGCTCGTGGTCTTCGACTCCTACCGCCAGCGCGTCGTGCTCATCGCCAGCGTGGACGTGACGGGCGACGACGTGGCGGTCGCCACCTCCTATCAGGCGGCCGCACGTCAGCTCGACGCCCTGGAGAGCCTCATCAGGAACGGTGAGAGCGCGGAGTTCGATCCGCTCCGCCTCGAGGGCGACCTCACGCCGAAGCTCTCCGAGGCGGAGTATGTGGACATGGTCGCCACGGCCAAGCACCACATCCATGAGGGAGACATCTTCCAGGTGGTGCTCTCGAACCCCCTGCGCGCGCCCGCCACGGGCAGCCTCCTCGACACCTATCGCGCGCTGCGCAGCATGAACCCGTCGCCGTACATGTTCTACTTCACGAGCGATGACATCGAGATCGCCGGCGCCTCGCCCGAGACGCTCGCGCGCCTCACCGACGGGCGGCTCTTCACCTATCCCCTGGCGGGCACGCGGCCACGTGGCGCCACGCCCGAGGAGGACGCGCGGCTCGAGGAGGACCTGCGTGCCGACGAGAAGGAGCTTGCCGAGCATAACATGCTCGTCGACCTGGGGCGCAACGACCTTGGCCGCATCGCCGCGCTGGGCTCCGTGCACGTGGACGCCTACCACCAGGTGTTGCGCTTCTCGCACGTGATGCACCTTGGCTCCACGGTGTCCGCAACGATCGATCCACAGGCCGATGCCGTGGACGCCGTGGACTCCATCCTGCCGGCGGGCACCCTCTCGGGGGCACCCAAGCTGCGCGCCTGCCAGATCATCCAGGACCTCGAGGGCGCCAAGCGCGGCATCTACGGCGGGGCGATCGGCTACCTGGACTTTGCCGGCAACCTGGACACGTGCATCGGCATCCGTCTGGCCTACAAGAAGAACGGCCAGGTGTGCGTGCAGTCCGGCGCGGGCATCGTGATGGACTCGGTGCCCGAGCGCGAGTACCGCGAGTGCGTGAACAAGGCGCGCGCCGTGGTGGAGGCGCTGCACGAGGCGGAGGGAGGGCTCGACCGATGATCGTGCTCATCGACAACTACGACAGCTTCTCGTTCAACCTGTACCAGCTCCTGGGTGCCGTCCGTCCGGACATCAGGGTCGTGCGCAACGATGCCCTGGCGGTGGATGAGCTCGCCGCGCTCGCGCCCGCGGCCATCGTGCTCTCGCCGGGTCCGGGACGACCGGCTGCGGCGGGCATCTGCGAGGACGTGGTGCGTCGCCTGACCGGGAGCGTGCCCATCCTGGGGGTCTGCCTGGGCCATCAGGCCGTCTGTGAGGCGCTGGGCGGCGTCGTCACCTATGCGGCGGAAATCATGCACGGCAAGGCATCCCCTGCGCACGCCCGCGACGACTGCCCGCTCTTTGACGGCATCGCCCAGCCCATGCAGGTGGGACGCTACCATTCGCTCGAGGCGGACGCCACGCGCCTGCCCCCGTGCCTCAAGGTGACGGCACAGACCGAGGATGGCGCGGTCATGGCCGTGCAGCACGTGGAGCACCCCACGTTTGGCCTGCAGTTTCATCCGGAATCCATCCTCACGCCCGCAGGCGCACAGTTGGCCAGGAACTTCCTGGCGCTCGTGCGCTAGCCATCGAGCCATACGACGAGAAGGGACATGACCATGATCAAGGAAGCCATCGACAAGGTCGTCCAGCACGGAGACCTCAGCTACGACGAGGCCTACCAGACGATGGGCGAGATCATGCGTGGCGAGACCACGCCCACGCAGAACGCGGCATTCCTCGCGGCGCTCTCCACCAAGAACACCCGGGCCGAGACCATCGAGGAGATCAGCGGCTGTGCCTGCGCCATGCGCGAGATCGCCACGCCCGTCGAGCATCCGGGCGTAGAGACCCTCGAGATCGTGGGCACGGGCGGTGACCGCTCCAACACCTTCAACATCTCCACCACGGCGGCCCTCCTCTGCGCCGCGGCGGGCGCCAAGGTCACCAAGCACGGCAACCGGGCGGCCAGCTCCCAGAGCGGCACGGCCGACTGCCTGGAGGCCCTGGGTGTCAACCTGGATCAGGACCCGGGCAAGGTGCGTGCGGAGCTCGACGGCTGCGGCCTGAGCTTCCTCTTCGCCCAGAAGTACCACCCCGCCATGAGGTACGTGGGCCCCATCCGCAGGGAGCTGGGCTTCCGCACCGTCTTCAACATCCTGGGCCCGCTCACCAACCCCGCCAGGCCTCGCTTCTTCCTTTTGGGTGTCTACGACGGCTACCTCTGCGAGCCCTTGGCCAACGTCCTGTCCGACCTGGGCGTGCGCCGTGCCTTCGTGGTCTATGGCGAGGACCGGATGGACGAGATCTCCATCTCGGCTCCCACCAAGGTCTGCGAGCTCAGGGATGGCTACTACCGTACGATCACCATCACGCCCGAGCAGTTTGGCCTCACGCGTGCCCAGAAGTCCGCTGTGATGGGTGGCACGCCCGCCGAGAACGCGCAGATCACGCGCGACATCCTTGCAGGTGAGGAGACGGGGCCGAAGCGCGATGTGGCCGTGCTCAATGCCGGCGCGGCCCTCTATCTGGCCGAGCGGGCTTCCACCATCGCCGACGGCATTGCACTGGCCCAGGCGCAGATCGACTCCGGTGAGGCCACCAGGACGCTTGGGGCCTTCGTCAGGGAGAGCAACGCGTGATGGCAGAGAACATCCTCCAGACTATCGCCGCACACAACCGCCGGCTCGTGGCGGCGGCCAAGCTCCGCGTGAGTGAGGGCGAGCTGGCCGAGCGGGCGCAAGCGCTGTCCCCAGGAGATCCGCGTGCCTTCGAGCGTGCGCTGTGCGGGCCGGGTCTCTCCCTCATCTGCGAGGTCAAGCGGGCCTCCCCCTCCAAGGGCCTCATTGCGCGGGACTTCTCGCCAGTGGACATCGCCCGCACCTACGAGGAGGCCGGTGCCGATGCCATCAGCTGCCTCACGGAGCCCCGGTGGTTCCGGGGGTCCCTCGACCACCTGCGGGAGATTGCCGCGACGGTGCCCGTGCCCGTCATGCGCAAGGACTTCGTCGTGGACGCCTACCAGCTCTATGAGGCAAAGCTCGCCGGCGCCAAGGCGGTGCTGCTGCTCACCGCCATCCTGGACGATGAGGAGCTGGCGCGGCTGATGGCGCTGGCCGAGGAGCTGGGCCTGGGCACGCTCGTGGAGGTCTACAGCGCCGAGGAGGTCCGGCGTGCCGTGGGCGTGGGTGCCCGCGTGATCGGCGTCAACAACCGCGACCTGCGCGACTTCTCCGTGGACTTCGGGAACGCACGGCGCATGCGCGCGCTCATCCCCTCCGATGCCGTCTACGTGGCCGAGAGCGGGGTGGGGAGCTTGGATGACGTGGCGACCATCGCCCGCATGGGCGCCGACGCCGCGCTGGTGGGGGAGTTCCTCATGCGTGCCGGGGACAAGGTATCCCTACTCGCCCAGATGCGCACCGTGGCGGGAGGTGAGCTGCGATGAGGGACGTGAGCGCGGCGCGCGATCGCGCCCACGAGCTCCTTGCCACGGTGCGGGATGGCGCGCCAGGGGCCACGCACGTCAAGCTCTGCGGCATGTCCCGCGAGGCGGACATCACCGCCGTCAACGAGGCCGCGCCCGACCTCTGCGGCTTTGTCGTGGACTTCCCGCGCTCGCATCGCAGCGTCTCGCCGGAGCGCCTGCGGGAGCTGGTGGCGGGCCTGGAAGCTGCCATCTGTGCCGTGGGGGTCTTCGTGGACGAGGAGCCCGAGCGGGTGGCGGCGCTCACGCAGGGGGGCATCGAGGTGGTGCAGCTGCACGGCGGTGAGGACGAGCGCTATCTCGCGCGCCTGCGCACGCTCACGGATGCCCCCATCATCCAGGCATTTCGCGTGCGCACGAAGAGGGATGTGGAGCGGGCGAACGCCTCCGGGGCCGACCTCGTGCTGTTGGACAACGGCTGGGGCACGGGGGAGCGCTTCGACTGGGCGCTCGCTGGCGGCATCCGGCGTCCCTTCATGCTCGCAGGCGGGCTCACGCCCGAGAACGTGGGGGAGGCCGTGCGCACCTTCTCACCCTGGGGCGTGGACATGAGCTCTGGCATCGAGACGAACCGACACAAGGACCCACAGAAGATCAAGGCGGCGGTGGCCGCAGTGAGGAGCGCACGATGAGCAACTCGCCCGACTCGCGGGGGCGCTTTGGCATCCACGGAGGCCAGTACATCCCCGAGACCCTGATGAACGCGGTGCTGGAGCTGGAGGAGGCCTACGACCGGTACAGGGACGACCCCGCCTTCGTGGCCGAGCTCGAGAACCTGTTCAATACCTATGCAGGTCGTCCCAGCCTGCTGTACTGTGCCCGGAACATGACGCGCGACCTTGGGGGCGCCAAGGTCTACCTCAAGCGTGAGGACCTCAACCACACCGGTGCCCACAAGATCAACAACGTGCTAGGACAGGCCCTGCTCGCCCAGCGCATGGGCAAGACGCGCCTCATCGCCGAGACGGGCGCCGGTCAGCACGGCGTGGCAACCGCCACGGCCGCGGCCCTCTTCGGCATGGAGTGTGTGGTCTACATGGGCGTGAAGGACATGGAGCGCCAGGCCCTCAACGTGTATCGCATGCGCCTTCTGGGTGCGGAGGTGCGCGGGGTCTCGTCGGGCACCGGCACCCTCAAGGACGCCGTCTCCGAGACCTTCCGCGAGTGGACGAGCCGCATCGACGACACCCACTACTGCCTGGGATCCGTCATGGGGCCACACCCGTTTCCCACGATGGTGCGCGACTTCCAGGCCGTCATCTCGCGCGAGGCGCGCCAGCAGTGCCTGGAGGCCGAGGGCAGGCTGCCCGACGCGGTGCTGGCCTGCGTAGGCGGCGGTTCCAACGCCATCGGCAGCTTCTACCACTTCATCGATGACGAGGGCGTGCGTCTCATCGGCTGCGAGGCGGCCGGTCGTGGCGTGGACACCACCGAGACGGCAGCCACCATGTCCGTGGGGTCGCTCGGCATCTTCCATGGCATGAAGAGCTACTTCTGCCAGGACGAGTACGGGCAGATCGCGCCCGTGTACTCCATCAGTGCCGGCCTGGACTACCCGGGCGTGGGGCCTGAGCACGCCATGCTGCGCGACTCCGGCCGCGCGGAGTACGTGCCCGTCACCGATGACGAGGCCGTGGACGCCTTCGAGTACCTGAGCCGCACCGAGGGGGTCATCCCCGCCATCGAGAGCGCCCATGCGGTGGCCCACGCCATCAAGATCGCGCCCACCATGGACAAGGACCAGGTCATCATCGTCACGCTCTCGGGCCGTGGCGACAAGGACGTCGCGGCCATCGCCCGCTATCGGGGAGAGGATCTTCATGACTAGCATCGCCTCCGCCTTCACCGCTGCCGACGGCAGCCGCGCCAAGGCCTTCATACCGTTCATCACCTGCGGTGACCCCACCATCGGGGTCACCGAGGAGCTCGTGGTTGCCCTGGAGCGTGCCGGGGCCGACCTCATCGAGCTGGGCATCCCCTTCTCCGACCCCACGGCGGAGGGCTCCACCATCCAGGAGGCCAACATCCGTGCGCTCAGGGGTGCCGTGACCACCGATGACGTGTTTGAGCTGGTGGCGCGCCTGCGCGCGCGGGGCGTGCGGGTGCCCCTGGCGTTCATGACCTATGCCAACGTGCTCTTCTCCTACGGTCTCGAGCGCTTTGCCGCCCGCGCGGCCGGGGCGGGTGTGGATGGCGTCATCCTGCCCGACGTCCCCCACGAGGAGAAGCCCGAGTTCGCGGAGCCCCTAGCGGCTGCGGGCCTGGAGCTGGTCTCGCTCATCGCGCCCACCTCGCACGACCGCATCCGCGAGATCGCGGTTGATGCCCAGGGCTTCGTCTACATCGTGAGCTCGCTGGGCGTGACGGGTGTGCGCTCCCGGATCACCACGGACATCGATGCCATGGTCGCCCTCATCCGCGAGGCAAACCCGAGCGTCCCCTGCGCCGTGGGCTTTGGCATCTCGACGCCCGAGCAGGTGGCCATGATGGCCGCATCGTCGGACGGTGCCATCGTGGGCTCCGCCATCGTGCGGCTCGTCGCCGAGCACGGCGAGGGCAGCGTGCCGGTGGTGGAGGAGTACGTGCGACGGATGGCCGAGGCCACCCATCAGGCATAGCGGGGGCACTTGCGGTGCCGTGTGCCGGCCCGTGGTGCCCGCTGGCGCAGGCTGCCTTGTGGCGGGCACCCGTGCCAGGGCGGGGACCCTGCCGGAACCGTCCCTCCGCCAGCGCCCCGCTGCCATCGGATACGCCTGTGGAACCCGTTCGTCCGACCCGATGGCACGCTTAGGCCCCAAGTGCGTGCTGGGTCGGACGGTCTCCCGTCCTTCGACCCGTGTTCCTCCCGTAAAAGAGGCGTCTTATCCCCTCCGCGGGCACGCTATGGTGCCATACGAGGCGACCCAGAGCTACCCATCCGGACGGCGCCGTGCAGAGCATCGCGCACTTGGGGCCTAAGCGTGCACCTCCGCGCGATTTCCGGTGCCACAAGGATCAGTGCGAGGCAAATTATTCGTTCCGGCGAATATGCGTTTCCGTCTCAAGGAGAGGGTGCTGTACAATCGTCACGCCCATCAGCGGTGAGAGCGGAAGAAGCGGTTGTCATGGCGCTACCAACCCAGACGGACATGTTCGGCATTGTCCTCAAATATATGGGGAACGGAGAGAAGCGCAGTCGCAAGCAGGTAAGGAACCTAGCGGCGGAAAGGTTAGGCCTCACCTCAGACGAGCTTGCGGAGGCCACGTCGAGCGGCGTACCTGTCTACGAAAGCCGCGTTGGCTGGGCAATCTCCTATCTCAACCGCGCGAAGCTTTTGGATCGTGTGTCCCGCGGGGTCTATCGCATATGTGGGCGTCTCGACCGAGTTTTCCTTCGAGGTCAAGCGCCTTGACATTGACTACTTTGAGAATGAATGGCTAAATTTGGCTGTTACGCTATAGATATCAGAATTGCTGCCTTGTTCGTAACTGACAGAGATCGGAGGATGACGGCCACTGCAAAAAGGCAGGCTATCGGGCTGTGCCGATAGCCTGCCTACCTTGTGGTAGCCCGTACCAGATTCGAACTGGTGATCTCCGCCTTGAGAGGGCGGCGTCCTAAACCGCTAGACGAACGGGCCGAGCAACAGATGGTAGCCCGTACCAGATTCGAACTGGTGATCTCCGCCTTGAGAGGGCGGCGTCCTAAACCGCTAGACGAACGGGCCATATCTGCCTGTCACAGGAGCACATGGCTGAGCCGGAGAGAGTCGAACTCCCACTGACGGAACCAGAATCCGCTGTCCTACCATTAGACGACGGCTCAATGCTGTGTCCAGGCGCGTGAGCGCAAGATGGAACTATACGGGAAACGTGCCTTGTACGCAAGAGTTGTGGGTGAATATCTTTTGTCCATAACTCCTGCGTGACTCTTGCCGCCCGGTCGCCCCAGGCACCGCGAGAGGGTACACTTCTACTGTCAATTCATTGCAACTCTTGCGCCGCTCTGCCGGCAGATTGGGGACGCTGGGACGCATGTCCACGGAAACGCCCAAAGCACAGGACGTCAAGGCTGCCGTCTCAGAGAACCCCACGGCAAGGCCCCAGATGAAGGCGGCGCATCCCAAGGTCGCCGTCAAGGTCGCGGCACCGCATGTCGCCCCCGAGAACATTCCCGAGGGGGTCTCTGACGATCGCGAGCGTGACGCCAAGGCGCGCAAGGGGGCGCTCTTCCTCGCGGTCGTCGTGGGCATCTACATCGTCTACCTCATCTTCTCCGGCCAGATGGCCACCTTCTTGGACGCGCTCTCATCGGTTGCCCTGCCGTGGGTCGTCGCCGCATGCGGGTGCTACCTGCTCTACTTCATCTTCGGCGTGCTCGCCTATGTGATCGCCGTCTACCTCGACCACGATTCGCCGGTGGGCGTGCGCGACCTCATGAGCGTCGAGAGCTCGGGCGTGTTCTTTGGCAACCTGACGCCCATGATGGCCGGCGCCGTGCCGTCACAGATCTATCGCCTCACGCGCACGGGGCTCGATGTGGGCGAGGCCGGTGCCACGGAGTTCACGCGCTTCATCATGTTCCAGTTTGGCGTGGTGCTCTTTGCCGCCATCATGCTCGTCGCCAAGCTCGAGTACTTCTTCGAGACGTTCGGGGACATCATCATCCTCAACCTCGTGGTGTTTGGCGTGCACTTCGTCGAGCTGGCGGGCCTCTTCGTGATATGCCTGTGTCCCCGCTTCGTCATGCGCGTGGGCAACGCCCTGCTGCGCGTCGCCACCCGTCATAGGTGGCTCAAGGACCCCGAGCACTGGAACGACATGGTCAACGTGCAGGTGCGGGAGTTCTCCGAGACCTTCCGCCACGCCGCGCGCGACCTTCCCAACATGGGGCTGACCCTTGTGGTGACCATGCTGCAGCTGGCGTGCCTCTACATGATCCCCTGGTTCGTGCTGCGTGCGTTTGACGTTGAGGCGGACTTCCTGGACTGCCTGGCGGCAGGCTCCATGGTGCAGATGGTGGCGTCCGCCGTGCCGCTGCCCGGTGGCACGGGTGGTGCCGAGGGCGGCTTCCTCATG contains:
- a CDS encoding winged helix-turn-helix domain-containing protein; its protein translation is MFGIVLKYMGNGEKRSRKQVRNLAAERLGLTSDELAEATSSGVPVYESRVGWAISYLNRAKLLDRVSRGVYRICGRLDRVFLRGQAP
- the trpB gene encoding tryptophan synthase subunit beta; the protein is MSNSPDSRGRFGIHGGQYIPETLMNAVLELEEAYDRYRDDPAFVAELENLFNTYAGRPSLLYCARNMTRDLGGAKVYLKREDLNHTGAHKINNVLGQALLAQRMGKTRLIAETGAGQHGVATATAAALFGMECVVYMGVKDMERQALNVYRMRLLGAEVRGVSSGTGTLKDAVSETFREWTSRIDDTHYCLGSVMGPHPFPTMVRDFQAVISREARQQCLEAEGRLPDAVLACVGGGSNAIGSFYHFIDDEGVRLIGCEAAGRGVDTTETAATMSVGSLGIFHGMKSYFCQDEYGQIAPVYSISAGLDYPGVGPEHAMLRDSGRAEYVPVTDDEAVDAFEYLSRTEGVIPAIESAHAVAHAIKIAPTMDKDQVIIVTLSGRGDKDVAAIARYRGEDLHD
- a CDS encoding IS1595 family transposase, which codes for MTSMSARMVAAADGGGGDLLSWVARHGDEASCEEGLMRLRFPGGWVCPRCGNRRCSPVAGRPRKRQCTRCRLQFSVTSGTPMQGSRLPLPKWFLAFRLVAGSKRGVSAAELARALGTSETTARYVVLRLRGAMSAGLGRLRPGLG
- a CDS encoding anthranilate synthase component I family protein — protein: MHPSLAEVKEIAASGPYCRVPVRRELYADAFTTIEVCRRLRAVSHHVFLLESAEPDQHLGRYSFIGFDPSREITCLDGELRVRTNVEGGEPTLEVRQVEHPGTYLRQVLAEHRAPQLSGFPPFCGGLVGYFAYDYLKYAEPTLRHPDLAHEDFLDMDLMLFDRLVVFDSYRQRVVLIASVDVTGDDVAVATSYQAAARQLDALESLIRNGESAEFDPLRLEGDLTPKLSEAEYVDMVATAKHHIHEGDIFQVVLSNPLRAPATGSLLDTYRALRSMNPSPYMFYFTSDDIEIAGASPETLARLTDGRLFTYPLAGTRPRGATPEEDARLEEDLRADEKELAEHNMLVDLGRNDLGRIAALGSVHVDAYHQVLRFSHVMHLGSTVSATIDPQADAVDAVDSILPAGTLSGAPKLRACQIIQDLEGAKRGIYGGAIGYLDFAGNLDTCIGIRLAYKKNGQVCVQSGAGIVMDSVPEREYRECVNKARAVVEALHEAEGGLDR
- the trpD gene encoding anthranilate phosphoribosyltransferase: MIKEAIDKVVQHGDLSYDEAYQTMGEIMRGETTPTQNAAFLAALSTKNTRAETIEEISGCACAMREIATPVEHPGVETLEIVGTGGDRSNTFNISTTAALLCAAAGAKVTKHGNRAASSQSGTADCLEALGVNLDQDPGKVRAELDGCGLSFLFAQKYHPAMRYVGPIRRELGFRTVFNILGPLTNPARPRFFLLGVYDGYLCEPLANVLSDLGVRRAFVVYGEDRMDEISISAPTKVCELRDGYYRTITITPEQFGLTRAQKSAVMGGTPAENAQITRDILAGEETGPKRDVAVLNAGAALYLAERASTIADGIALAQAQIDSGEATRTLGAFVRESNA
- a CDS encoding transposase; protein product: MDDFFVGAAAAGTVGRGTTRQPMICAVSRGGRGGPGTCALRVVPDAAGGAYSRFAEEHVGVLSHVRADMWQGVTAGLRGWPGLDQRPFDASDPASSLALVHHVISDFKAYALGTFHGLSRARLQGVCDEFSWRYCHRGPAPASALAADVAAAPHVPRAELEASFGPQPRVASPRARTGARVRQRERVEELLREAGPGDGLLGLLDDGFRERRE
- a CDS encoding phosphoribosylanthranilate isomerase — its product is MRDVSAARDRAHELLATVRDGAPGATHVKLCGMSREADITAVNEAAPDLCGFVVDFPRSHRSVSPERLRELVAGLEAAICAVGVFVDEEPERVAALTQGGIEVVQLHGGEDERYLARLRTLTDAPIIQAFRVRTKRDVERANASGADLVLLDNGWGTGERFDWALAGGIRRPFMLAGGLTPENVGEAVRTFSPWGVDMSSGIETNRHKDPQKIKAAVAAVRSAR
- the trpC gene encoding indole-3-glycerol phosphate synthase TrpC, with protein sequence MAENILQTIAAHNRRLVAAAKLRVSEGELAERAQALSPGDPRAFERALCGPGLSLICEVKRASPSKGLIARDFSPVDIARTYEEAGADAISCLTEPRWFRGSLDHLREIAATVPVPVMRKDFVVDAYQLYEAKLAGAKAVLLLTAILDDEELARLMALAEELGLGTLVEVYSAEEVRRAVGVGARVIGVNNRDLRDFSVDFGNARRMRALIPSDAVYVAESGVGSLDDVATIARMGADAALVGEFLMRAGDKVSLLAQMRTVAGGELR
- a CDS encoding CCA tRNA nucleotidyltransferase codes for the protein MTPSAAELAHGLPPAARRVLCVLEAAGFEAWVVGGWVRDALRGDTAHDVDVTASAPWQETARVARSAGLVVHETGCAHGTVTVVADGMPIEVTTFRQEGAYSDHRHPDSVSFVDDVRLDLARRDFTINAMAFHPERGLLDPFGGRADLARGVIRAVGEPALRFGEDALRVLRAVRFACRLGFVVEPATQRALEVAAPELAHVARERIGQELDGIVSSGRAGWALEHETAVLVAALPELESCVGFDQRSPYHAFDVLTHTAHVCAAVEEFTCGLASRELRWAALLHDIAKPETFTLDAKGRGHFYGHPRVGAQVARGVLRRMALSSEVVDPVVALVRRHDHVTTARRSLLRRLLMLLDRACPGRAAELAFEVIDLKRADAVSKAPAAAGYAVELDRVTRALRRELASGGCYRVRDLAVGGADVIGELGLAPGPAVGDVLAGLLEAVIGDEVPNDRGALLAYAHTLRR
- a CDS encoding anthranilate synthase component II; translation: MIVLIDNYDSFSFNLYQLLGAVRPDIRVVRNDALAVDELAALAPAAIVLSPGPGRPAAAGICEDVVRRLTGSVPILGVCLGHQAVCEALGGVVTYAAEIMHGKASPAHARDDCPLFDGIAQPMQVGRYHSLEADATRLPPCLKVTAQTEDGAVMAVQHVEHPTFGLQFHPESILTPAGAQLARNFLALVR
- the trpA gene encoding tryptophan synthase subunit alpha, with amino-acid sequence MTSIASAFTAADGSRAKAFIPFITCGDPTIGVTEELVVALERAGADLIELGIPFSDPTAEGSTIQEANIRALRGAVTTDDVFELVARLRARGVRVPLAFMTYANVLFSYGLERFAARAAGAGVDGVILPDVPHEEKPEFAEPLAAAGLELVSLIAPTSHDRIREIAVDAQGFVYIVSSLGVTGVRSRITTDIDAMVALIREANPSVPCAVGFGISTPEQVAMMAASSDGAIVGSAIVRLVAEHGEGSVPVVEEYVRRMAEATHQA